One region of Mycolicibacterium rhodesiae NBB3 genomic DNA includes:
- a CDS encoding MlaE family ABC transporter permease has product MLSRPLRYVLGKSDRSLQTLGRFFDLAAQAFGYLIVDVIRLRHPWRDTVNQAWFIISVTAIPALLVSVPFGVIVAVQVGSFIQQVGASSISGAAGGLGVIRQGAPMVAALLLGGAAGSAVATDLGARTIREEVDALRVMGVDPVQRLVAPRLAAMVLVAPVLCAFIIFMGLAAGYAINVGFQSGTPGSYIASFASFAGVGDVVIAMLKTWLFGMVVILVACQRGLEAKGGARGVADAVNASVVIGVVAVFILNLIITQGVSMSMPLRMG; this is encoded by the coding sequence ATGCTGAGCAGACCGCTCCGGTACGTCCTCGGTAAGTCCGATCGTTCGTTGCAGACACTGGGCCGGTTTTTCGACCTGGCCGCGCAGGCCTTCGGCTACCTGATCGTGGATGTGATCCGGCTGCGTCATCCGTGGCGGGACACCGTCAACCAGGCGTGGTTCATCATCAGCGTGACCGCGATCCCCGCGTTGCTGGTGTCGGTCCCGTTCGGCGTCATTGTGGCGGTGCAGGTCGGCAGTTTCATCCAGCAGGTCGGCGCGTCGTCCATCTCGGGTGCGGCGGGCGGACTCGGGGTGATCCGACAGGGCGCACCGATGGTGGCCGCCTTGCTGTTGGGCGGTGCGGCCGGATCGGCGGTGGCCACCGATCTCGGCGCCCGCACCATTCGCGAAGAGGTCGACGCGCTGCGTGTGATGGGTGTCGACCCGGTGCAGCGGCTGGTCGCGCCTCGGCTGGCGGCGATGGTTCTGGTGGCACCGGTGCTGTGCGCCTTCATCATCTTCATGGGGCTTGCCGCCGGCTACGCGATCAACGTCGGCTTCCAGTCCGGCACGCCGGGCAGTTACATCGCGTCGTTCGCGTCCTTCGCCGGCGTCGGCGATGTCGTGATCGCCATGCTGAAGACCTGGCTGTTCGGCATGGTTGTGATCCTCGTCGCCTGTCAGCGCGGGCTGGAGGCCAAAGGCGGCGCACGCGGTGTAGCCGATGCGGTGAATGCCTCCGTCGTCATCGGCGTGGTCGCGGTGTTCATTCTCAACCTGATCATCACGCAGGGAGTGTCGATGTCCATGCCGTTGAGGATGGGCTGA